A single region of the Anoplolepis gracilipes chromosome 1, ASM4749672v1, whole genome shotgun sequence genome encodes:
- the LOC140666525 gene encoding importin-4, giving the protein MERILLNLLVPDSAVIQEATKELKKVLQNPDNITTLCQLIVTSPNPEVRQYAAVVLRRRYAKGKNWMKLPEHIRNEIKKIILQALGNESMKSVRTSTAQLIGVIVRLELPTNSWPEVIHYVQQLVTSDNMVMKELGLHTLAVMTDVTPDAYTLHARSLALLLAETLNNLENLEQPIAVYIVNTLRHLVPVIKHDEAIINIYINIMPRVMVTIQALTEAYHEDMAIQCFELLDELCENVIAVITPHVKSLVNMCLAIIANESLEYLIKVRAISFIGWLARIKKKALVKHKLVEPIVDMLFVVMMTRPDNDSDDDYINTESENTVLTSSTQTLDLLALHLPPEKLLPHLLRHIEPGLQSTDIYMKKASYVAIAILAEGCAEYIRSHYLEFFLRCICQGITDSSPIVRNAALYALGQFSEHLQPEISQYSSELLPVLFEYLNQVCLYIKQEKKEPHAIGRMFYALEMFCENLHESILPYLPKLMERLFNILNADTSANVKEFTLSAVGAAACASKEHMLPYFETIINILKNYLTMESTEENMCLKVQAVDTLGVIARSIGEKHFAPLSATFLDLGIKLLRGTDDPDVRKSLYGLFAAISTVVKKDMAVILPELVEYMIMSIRSSDGILMHFKDEANTLAVYDDFSDTENEEEEDIDHTDNEEEDEEVEGYSVENSYMEEKEESVMALKEIAEYTEEAFMPYLERCFEEIFKLINYPQEDIRKASIEALLQFCLNFSKINTDEGRKALLKALSMFIPKLSELIRLDEETTVAICGLEAYLKLLKDIKLDVIHGAGHKEAIVNCVIDVLTGKTACQDEEEVEGADTEAEQDELLVECAGTTLSSLGKVISPEDFALYFQTALPLLLKRLKMDNSEAQRSFAVGTIAECFPGLKHMTAMFLQQLLSILLQIAAQDPCCEVRSNSFFGIGELVFYGKEAVYPHYPQILASLSCAIAKETDPAARDNMVGAIARLIITNYSSLPLEQVFPVFVQQLPLKADFQEYKAVFRSILVLYQAGLAVLQSHIRTLLKVAIVILHEDVTHMAIDEETQNLIMEFIKSTQRDFVNDWNAVYTELPPEVVAKIQRMFS; this is encoded by the exons ATGGAGCGCATATTGTTGAATCTGCTCGTGCCTGACAGTGCTGTAATACAAGAG gCAACTAAGGAACTTAAAAAGGTTCTTCAGAATCCAGACAATATAACAACTTTGTGCCAACTTATAGTGACCTCACCAAATCCAGAG gTAAGACAGTATGCAGCTGTTGTTCTTAGGAGACGTTATGCTAAAGGAAAGAACTGGATGAAATTACCTGAACATATacgtaatgaaattaaaaaaattattttacag gctTTAGGGAATGAATCAATGAAGTCTGTTAGAACTAGTACAGCTCAGTTAATAGGTGTTATTGTTAGGCTGGAATTACCTACAAATAGTTGGCCAGAAGTTATACATTATGTACAACAATTAGTCACTAGTGATAATATGGTAATGAAAGag ctAGGGCTCCATACTTTGGCAGTTATGACAGATGTTACGCCAGATGCCTACACTTTACATGCTAGATCTCTGGCGCTACTTCTTGCTGAGACATTGAATAATCTTGAGAATCTGGAACAGCCAATTGCTGTTTATATTGTGAACACACTGCGACATCTTGTTCCTGTAATTAAACATGATGAAGCT atcataaacatttatattaatataatgccTCGTGTAATGGTAACAATTCAAGCTCTAACTGAAGCATACCACGAAGACATGGCTATCCAATGCTTTGAGTTGCTGGACGAATTGTGTGAGAATGTGATTGCTGTGATAACACCTCATGTCAAATCTCTCGTCAACATGTGCCTTGCAATCATTGCTAATGAATCTCtagaatatcttataaaagttaGGGCAATTAGTTTTATTGGTTGGTTAGCaaggataaagaaaaaagctCTTGTGAAGCATAAATTAGTGGAACCTATCGTCG ataTGTTGTTCGTAGTTATGATGACTCGGCCAGATAATGATAGTGATgacgattatataaatacagaaaGCGAAAATACTGTCTTAACGAGTAGTACTCAAACCTTAGACTTGCTAGCGTTACACTTGCCGCCAGAGAAATTACTTCCACATTTG TTACGACACATCGAACCCGGACTTCAAAGCACagatatatacatgaaaaagGCGTCATATGTAGCGATAGCTATTTTAGCGGAAGGTTGCGCCGAGTATATTCGTTCACACTATCTTGAATTCTTCCTACGATGCATCTGTCAAGGAATTACAGACTCCTCACCTATAGTGCGCAACGCTGCACTTTACGCTTTAGGACAATTTTCCGAACATTTGCAGCCAGAGATTTCGCAATACTCGTCCGAATTGTTACCAGTATTGTTCGAATACCTAAATCAAGTCTGTTTGTATATCaaacaagagaaaaaagaacCACATGCGATCGGCCGTATGTTTTACGCTCTTGAGATGTTCTGCGAGAATTTGCACGAGAGCATCCTGCCATATTTACCCAAGCTCATGGAGAGACTATTCAATATCTTGAATGCGGATACGTCGGCGAACGTGAAAGAATTCACTCTAAGTGCCGTCGGTGCCGCCGCCTGTGCCAGCAAAGAGCATATGCTACCGTATTTTGAAACTATCATCAACATTCTCAAAAATTACCTTACCATGGAATCGACTGAAGAAAACATGTGTCTTAAAGTTCAAGCAGTTG ATACTCTCGGAGTAATTGCTAGGTCGATAGGTGAAAAGCACTTTGCGCCATTATCGGCTACCTTTCTCGATCTCGGAATAAAATTGCTAAGAGGAACAGACGATCCAGACGTGCGGAAATCTCTTTATGGACTGTTCGCCGCTATCAGCACAGTAGTGAAAAAGGACATGGCTGTAATTTTACCCGAACTTGTCGAATATATGATAATGAGTATAAGGAGTTCAGATGGAATTTTG aTGCACTTCAAAGATGAAGCTAATACGCTTGCAGTTTACGATGATTTTAGCGACACCGAGaatgaagaagaggaagacATTGACCACACTGATAACGAAGAGGAAGATGAGGAAGTCGAAGGTTATAGTGTTGAAAATTCCTATatggaagagaaagaggaaagcgTAATGGCCCTGAAAGAAATCGCCGAATACACAGA AGAAGCGTTCATGCCGTATCTCGAAAGATGTTTTgaagagatatttaaattgattaattaccCTCAAGAAGATATACGTAAAGCGAGCATAGAGGCTTTGTTACAATTCTGTcttaatttctcgaaaatcaATACCGATGAAGGTAGAAAAGCACTGTTAAAGGCTCTTTCCATGTTTATCCCGAAATTGTCGGAACTGATAAGATTAGATGAAGAAACGACGGTCGCCATTTGCGGTTTAGAAGCGTATCTGAAACttttaaaagatatcaaaTTAGATGTTATTCATGGTGCAGGTCACAAAGAAGCAATAGTAAATTGCGTAATTGATGTGCTAACAG GCAAAACAGCATGTCAAGATGAAGAAGAAGTCGAGGGTGCTGATACTGAAGCAGAACAAGACGAATTATTAGTAGAATGTGCGGGAACTACATTGTCTAGTTTAGGAAAAGTGATTTCGCCAGAAGATTTTGCGCTCTACTTTCAGACTGCGTTGCCTCTTCTTCTAAAAAGacta AAAATGGACAATTCCGAAGCACAGAGATCTTTCGCTGTTGGTACAATCGCGGAATGTTTCCCAGGACTGAAGCATATGACAGCTATGTTTCTCCAACAATTACTTTCGATTCTTTTACAAATTGCAGCCCAAGATCCTTGTTGCGAAGTTCGTAGTAATAGTTTCTTTGGAATTGGAGAACTAGTTTTTTATGGAAAGGAAGCAGTTTATCC ACACTATCCTCAGATTCTAGCAAGTCTGTCGTGTGCCATTGCAAAAGAGACAGATCCGGCCGCACGTGATAATATGGTCGGAGCGATTGCGCGACTTATTATCACAAATTATTCAAGTTTGCCGCTTGAGCAAGTATTTCCAGTTTTTGTTCAACAGTTACCTTTAAAGGCAGATTTTCAAGAGTATAAAGCTGTATTCAGAAGTATTCTTGTATTGTATCAAGCCGGACTTGCTGTCCTACAGTCTCATATTCGTACATTGTTGAAAGTTGCAATTGTCATATTACATGAAGATGTTACACACATGGCTATAGACGAGG AAACACAAAATCTCATCATGGAATTCATCAAATCCACTCAACGAGATTTTGTAAACGACTGGAATGCAGTTTATACAGAACTGCCGCCAGAAGTTGTCGCAAAAATTCAACGcatgttttcttaa
- the LOC140668081 gene encoding uncharacterized protein yields MNQSVIVPSMPRDSGAESVRLTMKNESESGLRQQEQTVVVHPNSTTAARSALLPMSASSLPQETNLEPLMCNPTSNEIPRKPGTRRQEKPPYSYIALIVMAIQSSPGKRLTLSEIYSFLQQRFPFFRGTYQGWKNSVRHNLSLNECFIKLPKGLGRPGKGHYWTIDPSTEYMFEEGSFRRRPRGFRRKCQALKPQYPQYYSGPGPVGVQTSGPYENLATGPGIEYANGYQNQYQNYQEYAMYAPSAAMSADWAYPDGHTTYKSGPPIAEVTYKTTEVTYKTGSESAPSVYRNGELVTFKSEPGFGARSQDQLTAYRPPTDSYPTVKDHQQHHPTDYKDETMMSNYSKCSTPTTQAPGQDYYIGYGLAGVNNTTGVNISMQSMQEQPNGNSSPIANVSSPHSGCQTPADHGIKMQCSSSSSSNSSGGGIIDRKPSYFAHPGGSVALSSLSSLGSLNLSNIGGLSISNIPGAVSTNIHHASTPPPATMYYDQIKYSM; encoded by the exons ATGAACCAGAGCGTGATCGTGCCGTCGATGCCGCGCGACTCCGGCGCCGAAAGCGTGCGGTTGACTATGAAGAACGAGTCCGAGTCCGGTCTGCGTCAACAGGAGCAAACGGTCGTCGTGCATCCGAATTCCACGACGGCCGCACGATCGGCGCTGCTGCCGATGAGCGCGAGTAGTTTGCCTCAGGAGACGAATCTGGAGCCGTTGATGTGCAATCCAACGAGCAACGAGATACCCAGAAAACCCGGCACTCGCCGTCAAGAGAAGCCGCCGTATTCGTACATCGCCCTGATCGTGATGGCCATCCAGTCGAGTCCGGGTAAGAGACTAACCCTGTCAGAGATCTACTCGTTTCTACAGCAGCGTTTCCCGTTCTTCCGTGGCACTTATCAGGGTTGGAAGAACTCAGTGCGTCACAATCTCAGTTTAAACGAGTGCTTCATCAAGCTACCCAAAGGTCTAGGTAGACCCGGGAAGGGTCACTATTGGACTATCGACCCGTCTACGGAGTACATGTTCGAAGAGGGTAGCTTCCGGCGACGGCCGCGTGGCTTTCGGCGCAAATGTCAAGCCCTGAAGCCGCAATATCCGCAATACTACTCGGGCCCCGGTCCCGTCGGTGTACAAACGTCTGGTCCGTACGAGAATCTGGCCACCGGTCCCGGTATCGAGTACGCCAACGGTTATCAGAATCAGTATCAGAACTATCAGGAATACGCCATGTACGCGCCGAGCGCAGCAATGTCCGCCGATTGGGCGTATCCGGACGGGCACACGACGTACAAATCGGGGCCACCGATAGCCGAGGTGACCTACAAAACTACCGAGGTCACGTACAAGACTGGCAGCGAATCGGCACCGTCGGTTTACAGAAACGGCGAGCTAGTGACGTTCAAGAGCGAGCCCGGTTTCGGTGCCAGAAGTCAGGATCAGCTGACGGCCTACCGTCCGCCAACCGACAGTTACCCGACGGTGAAAGATCACCAGCAGCATCACCCAACCGACTATAAAGACGAGACAATGATGAGCAACTATTCAAAGTGCTCGACTCCCACCACTCAAGCACCTGGACAGGATTATTATATCGGTTACGGCCTCGCAGGAGTCAACAATACTACCGGTGTCAATATCTCCATGCAATCTATGCAAGAGCAACCGAATGGTAATAGCAGTCCTATAGCCAATGTTAGTTCACCGCATAGCGGATGTCAGACTCCTGCAGATCACG GCATAAAAATGCAGTGCAGTTCTAGCTCGAGTTCAAATAGTTCTGGTGGTGGCATTATTGACCGTAAACCATCCTATTTCGCACATCCTGGAGGATCGGTAGCTTTGAGCTCTTTGAGCTCGTTGGGTTCGTTAAATCTAAGCAACATCGGTGGTCTAAGTATATCGAACATACCTGGTGCAGTTTCGACAAATATCCATCACGCATCAACACCACCGCCAGCAACAATGTACTACGATCAGATCAAGTACAGCATGTGA